The region actctcagatcaCCAGTGAtctctggatgtacatctgcaattGAAGTACTTTTAAAGTCAGCCCAATTTAAGACAGCTGTCACAGCGaatcaacattaacaaacataaaaatcactATTACTCAAATCAGTTTCATAGATACTGCGCTAAATtttgtgtacaaaaacattgtccCTGTTGCCTTTGGGCAGTAATAGGAATACTGTTACATTATGATTTGCAAACAAATGAATGACTCAACTGTTTGCCTTTTCTTTACCAGGAACTGATTGGCCTGAATCACTGATCTGGCtgcctttttttcttggaaACTTTATGGTTACAGCACACTGATCAATATTTCAGCCGAAATCAGgactgttgattttttttttgtgtgtgtgtaaccagacctgctcatttaaactttgattagGTCCAGGTCAGGACCCCGGACTGTGGTCTGAAGAGCTCGCCAATCAACTTTCACAGCTGAGAAACTCCCTTTGAATTCACCGTTACATGCAGGGGAGTCCAGCCAGGGCACATTTGCTGTTTGGATTTGACTTTTGCAAGAGTGCAAACTCGATTTTTAGAGGTCATTTTGTAAGATTTGGGAAATTTGGCATTattaaaaagatgtaaaaaaaagaaaaaggggggtCTTAAAGTCATGCAACCATTGCTGGATAAAACTGATCATTTAGGGTcattaaaagttatcaaaagccTTGGTTTTGGGACAAATAAGAATCTTTTGAAACAACTTCAGCTTTCAACAGGCCTTCAATCACAATACATTCCAACTTATAGTTTATTGCATTTTATAATCTAATATGTATTGagattaaattaactttttcaaAGTGCAGGACCGTCTGAAAAAGTACCACATCCTTCCTGAAACCAACAtctcacacgcacacaaaacTCAAGACACAGCTCAACTTTTCCAAAAATATGGGGTTTATTGACTTAACTGCAATCAAtacttacaaaaaaagaaaaagaaaaaaaaaaaagagaaacaaacagttttcatATAAACTCACAGAAATTACTGTAGTGAAAACACATGgctaaagagagagaaagaaagaaaaaaaaatacattcaataGCTTTGCTGTACTTTCTTTGTGTCAGAATCTGTTCACCTCTTTCCAAAAACGTGAAGGCAAGACAGAGCAAGTGACTTAAAAAATGTCCTCCATtatcaaatatataaaaaggcAGAGAAGCCGTAAATAGCTACCTGGAATGTATTCAATGAGGCACTTCCGCTGGTCAGGAGGGGGCCCAAGCAAGTGCATCAAGCATCcaatcagaaaataataaaagaaacggTACTTTCCTCAACCCATTTGGTCACAGCTATTGCTTGTAATAACAGACTGGATgcaagaacagaaacatttcaacatAACCGGTCTTCCAACTCAGAATCTCCAGAAACAAGTGATGCAAGaggggtttttgttgtttgttcttttttttttcttggtatCCCTTTACATCAACCACCCAACGAGGATACTTCTCTTCAAACCGGGGACaagttctcaaaaaaaaaaacaaagatactCAATTAATGTAACAACAGTTAGCAACTGTTACTGTCAGATTACTGTAAAATATGGAGGGAAACATCAGGAATGAACACAAGCATTTCAGGTGGAATTGCAGTCCAATGAGAGGgagtaagaaacaaaaagtataataaataatcaaaaaaacgcaaaacttattttttttgcatttttttttttgctttaaattagtttcatttttttgacaAAGTGTAGTTGCAGAACAAAAAGTCATTGAAGTACAATAtattaaactgtgaaaaaaaggaaaactgacaaaaaaaatgtcttcacaaTCTTTAGATTAATATGGAAGATCATAATttaacataaaagaaaatatattctATTGTTCATTATCcagataaatacaaaaaaaaattaacaaaaaaaatgcatatgaTCACCAATAAATATGTTCTGATAAGTTAAATAAGCAGTGACACGCAAACCTTCTGACTGGAAAGgttttttcaaataataaaccgtaataataacattaataaaaaataattatcaaatAATGAAAGCAATAGGGATGTAATGAGTACAGAGTGCTCCTCGGAGCAGGTGGTAAAGTGGGAAGAGGGGagagaataaagtaaaatagcTTGGAGATCCGATCTTTAAGTCATAGGATGTACAACTGCACCATGGGAATGCTGGAATTCCCCAGATCGGCGAAGATGAGAAAGTGGGAGTGGGACAAAGTCGAACAGGTTTAACGATCAGTTTGATATCGAGACTTCCTTCccaaataagagaaaaaaaaaaaaaaagaaaaaaaagccagtgaCCAGCAACAGGAGAAGAAAATTTATAAAGGAGGGGGCATAACCAACTTCCAGTTCAAAGTCCTTCCtgcagactcacccagttcaGTTACATAAGACGGGGCTTTAGGAGAACTGACAGTGGGGTCGAAGCAGATAAGAacggagggaaaaaaaacaaacaaaaaaaaaaacgtagtCCACTCACCCTAAACACATGCAGAAACCACCCCAGgcacttttaacttttgtttaaaaactattcatatattttcagggtttgtttgttatttatttttccgtCTCAACTCAGTCTGTAAAAAAAGTCTGCGGCAGAGCTACAATTACATTAGTGAGCACCGTCTAGCTAGCTCAGGGGAAGTGGTATCATCAGGGAGGGAGCTGNNNNNNNNNNNNNNNNNNNNNNNNNNNNNNNNNNNNNTGTTAGTGCAATGCACTCCCCTTTCCAAGGCCACTTGTGCTGCTACACATTCAAGAACAAaatggagaagaagaaagaaaaaaaaaaaggggagaaggaaaaaaattcAAGTGGCACCTGGCAAAACAGTCAATTCTTGTTCTCATGATTTTCATTGTTCAATTTCCACTTCTCTTTTGGCACTATGACACATGGCATGAATCTAAAACTTTATGTGCAGATCAGCTGGgatgaaatgatttgtttaaagaaagTTCCCTTAATTGATTACATCCTTATAATGTCAAGGAGCTCAGGGGAAGAATGGAAAGCTGAAGGAAGATGGGGAGGTAGAGGGGAGTGCCATGTTCTGTTCGTGTCACTGGTGGCTGCATGCGGTCTAGTCGTCAGAGATGGAGAGGCGGCTGAAGATGGGAAGGCGGCGGGTGGTGTCCAGCGAGGGGGACTCAGAGCCAGAGCTGCTCTGGTAACCTTCTTGGTCTGACAGAGAGTCTCGAGGGCTGGATGGAGACTCGAACATCTGAGGGGACATGGATCTAAACAGGAAAGCCGTGTTTGTTGGAGATGGAGGTGCGGGGGTGTTGGGCTCTGGGCCTACAGAACCAGCGCTGAGGCTCGGCCCGAACAGGTTGGCCAGCTCCTGGCTGGAATAGGTGAAGGGGTTACTGCTGGGCCAGTCCAGGACCTCATCAGGGAAGAAAGTAGGCGGAGGGGTGACAGAGGTGGGGCTGTCTCTCAGCCCAGCGGAGCTGGAGAAACCAGCAAAGCTGTAGCTGTGTTGCAATCGAGGCCTCTCCATCTTGTTCGAAGAGTTTAGAGGGGAGGACTGCTGTGGAGGTCCACGGCGCTCCTCTGCGTTATGGATGAAATGGCACCGAGGCCCGTAAGGGCAGAATCCGATTGTGTGGAAGGTGCGGCACAGCTCAGTTTTGTATTTGGGATGCCGGCTCAGGCTGCGAAGTTCATGGATTCCGTGGGCAAACTGGCATTTGTCGCCATATTTGCAGGAACCGTTCTCCTCAAAGGGCCTGCAGAGCTCAGTCTTGTAGCGGCTGGAGTTCACTTGGCTGCTGCCACACGTGGGACTGGCAGGGCTCAGGCACTTGTTGATGAGCCTCTCGCCCGTCTCAGAGAAGGAGCGGTCACGCAGGCGGTTCTCCTTGTTGTTGCTGGCATTGCCAGGCCCTGAGATGAGCGAGGAGTGGTCCACTGCCTTCAGGCTGTTCAGAAACTGGTTCTGGGTGAACTTTGTGCTGCTGACAGAGTGCCGCCGATGGTACACACCTCCCACTGAGGGAGATCCCACCGCCTTCCTGTCCAGCAGGGGTCCGGCGGCACTGGTGATGGGCACATTAGTGCCAGTGCAAGGGACAGACATGGGGTGAGGCGCACCCAGGTTGTTGTTATAGCTGAGAAGTTTATTGTTCtgcaagaaaaggaaaaagaagaaacacaaaacatgttaGAACCCATTCTACAACTACGTTCAAGAACTGGCCGGGCATGCTGTAACCATTTCAAAGGAAACTGATGAGAAAGgaaggataaaaagaaaataaaacttcccACAACTGTTCTTTTTGGCTCTGACAGCATAAGCGGATACAGGCCTACAGAACAGCAGCTGGTTTGGCATGTTGCCCTGCTTAGGAATGTGTGCCTGTTTAATAAATGGAGCAGCAGCACATGAAGCCTGTGTGGctaccaaagaagaagaagaaaaaagcctgcgtcatttaaaatgcactttttaaaaaatgtgatattGGAAACCCAGTCTGCTTCACCAACTGGTTACTGATTTACACGAGCACAAAGCAGTTAAAAATTAACGAAAGCGGGAAAAGAACGCGAGAGCGATGTCGTTTAGAGACGAAAATGTGTGCAAACTTCGTgaactttaaagattttaatgGGCTCAAAGAGCGGGGCACGTGCCTGCTAACTTCTCATTCAAACCGCGCTACTTTAGCTAACTTCAGAACAACGGTTTAGCCCATGAAACGGCTCGCGAGCAACGGTTAGCTGATGTGGCGCGTGTTCGTTGCGGACTGTGAAACGACCGCAAACTTAACGTTAAATTAACGGCGCCGTGACGCTCCGAGACACTCACTGAGCAATGATTTTACATGAAAACCCCCTCAGAAGGTAAACAAGAGGCGCCACGaaccaggaaaaacaaacacaaacaaacaaacaaaaaaaaaaaaaaaagcgaagagggcaaaacaaaaacagcaggagaGGGCCGCGGTCAGGCAGCTCGTCATTCCTCCACAGCGAGCAAAactttcctgctgctgctgctagcgAGACTTCacgagaaaaacaaacaaaaaatacacttaaaaaaagttCTCAAAAGTACCTTGTTCATCAATTCAAAGTCGAAGAAATGCGACACCACGGCGGTGGACATCTTTGCAGCGACCAGAGTCAAGTCAACAACAGTGAGTTTTGAggggaaaaaggaagaaaaaaaaaaaaaacagtgcttgTTGAGAGAGTTGCGCAGGTCTGCCGAGTTTCTGATTCGTAGCTCCTGTGTATTTTACACCCAGCAGACTCCCCCTCTGCCCCGCTTTAGCCTCGACATTTGCTTTTAATGTCGAGGCTAAAGGAGGAGCTTCAACTGGGCGTTaacttttaacaaacttttttttcttcttcttttaatttcttccccgcgtctctccctccctctgtgTTTTTCGGACACAAACTTCTGCTGGTTCGTGTCTGACTCTTAAATGTTAGCATGAACTGAATCGGTTCCGCCGACGAAAAGTTGAATGTATAGTTTCTGTCTATTTAAAACCCAGAGTGCAGTTAGTAGGTTGAACAGCTCGGAGACAGAAAGCGGGCCATTTCCTGCTTTTTCTAATGGAAGTCTGGTTCTTCTGCAGCCTGGAGTTGTTTATTGGGAAGCTCTGGATTATCCTCGGGTTTCAGCTACCATCCAGTGCTATGTAATTAATTTACGCTTAATTGCTGAACTAGAGCGTCACTTGTGGGACTTTCCGGTGAATATAGAGCCAGAGAGGGCTTTTAACTCCTTCCCCACCACAGTTATGTCACCATTTGTGCCCCCTattttatcgcccgccgccgttaGGCGAAGGCGGACGATTATGTTTTCgccagtctgtctgttacctaaatatctcacaaacgactggatggatgttaatgaaactttcaggaaaaaaatatttggatatacatctacagctgataacCCTGACGAGACaaaccgattcaagatggttgccacagccagctgatctcAGAGatcacaaaaagggctataattcagtcagttttacagatatagtgCTAAGATTCGGTGTcattgtagctgaaagtcattcccaacacatacttcgagtgctacacattgtgcaaaatattttcctaaaacttAAGCATTAACTGTTGTTCTCAaccttgtctgttagcaaaacatctctcgaaccactggacagatttcaatgaaactctcacaaagtaatcgtcgaatgtacatctacaactgattcacttttacaGTCAAtgcagtttaagatggccgccgcagctcaTCGGCATTAGCCTGCACAGTacctgtaactcagtcagttttacagatagtgagctaaagtgtggcgtggtagtagctgaaaatcattcacaacacatagagAGTGTGTGCATAATGTTGCTCTCCaggcttgaccaaaatggctacaactgtgtcatttctcaacatgagacgATCTTAGTCTCAAACTGGTATGAAAAACAAGCCTGTTTCCCTTGTCAGCTCCACTCTCATGTTGTATTAAGTTCATATCACTTTGGCCTGGCAGGTGACAACTTGATACGCGAGTGATCTCACCAGATTCAACCACAGCCAGTCACAATGACgcatgcagaaacagaagaaatagCCAGGCTGCAGACAACTGAAACTCAAATCTATTCGTGCTTCCTCCCGCCTTCCATGACAGAGCAGCCATCGGCCATGTGTagaaaggagagaggagggggggaaagaaagGCAGGGGTTGTGAGGGAGGGGGTGATGGCATGAGGAGAAGATTTATGGGGGGGGGGCGTTTATTACTACACAGCACC is a window of Kryptolebias marmoratus isolate JLee-2015 linkage group LG10, ASM164957v2, whole genome shotgun sequence DNA encoding:
- the zfp36l1a gene encoding mRNA decay activator protein ZFP36L1a, whose amino-acid sequence is MSTAVVSHFFDFELMNKNNKLLSYNNNLGAPHPMSVPCTGTNVPITSAAGPLLDRKAVGSPSVGGVYHRRHSVSSTKFTQNQFLNSLKAVDHSSLISGPGNASNNKENRLRDRSFSETGERLINKCLSPASPTCGSSQVNSSRYKTELCRPFEENGSCKYGDKCQFAHGIHELRSLSRHPKYKTELCRTFHTIGFCPYGPRCHFIHNAEERRGPPQQSSPLNSSNKMERPRLQHSYSFAGFSSSAGLRDSPTSVTPPPTFFPDEVLDWPSSNPFTYSSQELANLFGPSLSAGSVGPEPNTPAPPSPTNTAFLFRSMSPQMFESPSSPRDSLSDQEGYQSSSGSESPSLDTTRRLPIFSRLSISDD